A genomic segment from Daphnia pulex isolate KAP4 chromosome 5, ASM2113471v1 encodes:
- the LOC124194232 gene encoding glycine-rich cell wall structural protein-like produces the protein MEIKWIIFIAFIALISPQSEAMALLPTISGETGEPKTASKGVYNEREGYTNNGAFVNNGGVSNNGQGVPAVGYYCMPFYANGVNVGGGFVNIGGSSGSGAGTYAGAGQAEINVGYLGGNQPETNANGVNVGAISSGFGTGYGGGGFSGPGTSYFGVSSSGGNNAAAIASGIGAGYGTGSLPGIGSTVNIGGSSLGTGTGYLGSNQGYGGASSGAGTVNVGGSSSGSSGSFGVGLPNFGGSSFGAGFGGSNLGYGGSTNSGYGGPSSGAGTVNVGGSSGGSAAHSSGSPGEGSVNIGGSSSGTGHAGNNLGYGGALSGVGTVNVGASSNGGSAPLASGLPVGVGAVNIGGGSFGAGYGGSNLGYGGSTNSGYGGPSFGVGAVNVGGSSNGGSAALSSGASGSPGFGSSSASSASSAASSAASSAASSAASSAASSSSSGNFPGNVAASSSSASAVNVGGITPGTNFAPGENGHIGGH, from the exons ATGGAGATTAAATGG atcaTTTTCATTGCATTTATTGCATTGATTTCACCCCAATCAGAAGCTATGGCGCTGCTACCCACTATCTCTGGCGAAACTGGTGAACCCAAAACGGCATCGAAAGGTGTTTATAACGAACGCGAGGGTTATACCAATAATGGCGCATTTGTAAACAACGGAGGTGTTTCAAACAATGGACAAGGAGTACCAGCAGTAGGGTATTACTGCATGCCCTTTTATGCTAACG GAGTTAATGTTGGCGGAGGTTTCGTTAATATCGGAGGTTCATCTGGAAGCGGGGCTGGTACTTATGCTGGAGCAGGCCAAGCCGAAATCAACGTAGGTTACCTTGGAGGCAATCAGCCGGAGACCAACGCAAACGGAGTCAACGTTGGCGCAATTTCTTCTGGATTCGGTACAGGTTACGGAGGAGGCGGTTTTTCTGGACCAGGAACTAGTTACTTTGGAGTGAGCTCGTCAGGTGGAAATAACGCTGCTGCAATTGCATCTGGAATTGGCGCAGGTTACGGCACAGGAAGTTTGCCAGGAATCGGTTCAACTGTCAATATAGGCGGAAGTTCTCTAGGAACTGGAACTGGATACCTTGGAAGTAACCAAGGTTACGGAGGAGCATCTTCTGGAGCTGGTACAGTTAATGTTGGCGGATCGTCAAGTGGATCGTCAGGATCATTCGGAGTAGGGTTGCCTAACTTTGGCGGAAGTTCTTTTGGAGCGGGGTTCGGTGGAAGCAATTTGGGCTACGGTGGAAGTACTAACTCAGGTTACGGAGGACCATCTTCGGGAGCTGGTACAGTTAATGTTGGCGGATCGTCAGGTGGCTCCGCTGCACATTCAAGTGGATCGCCAGGAGAAGGATCAGTTAATATAGGCGGAAGTTCTTCTGGAACTGGTCACGCTGGGAATAACTTGGGTTACGGAGGGGCATTGTCCGGTGTTGGTACAGTTAATGTCGGCGCATCATCAAACGGTGGTTCCGCTCCATTGGCAAGTGGATTGCCCGTAGGAGTAGGAGCAGTTAACATTGGCGGAGGCTCTTTTGGGGCTGGTTATGGTGGAAGCAATTTGGGCTACGGTGGAAGTACTAACTCAGGTTACGGAGGACCGTCGTTCGGTGTTGGTGCAGTTAATGTTGGTGGATCATCAAATGGTGGATCTGCTGCATTGTCAAGTGGAGCTTCAGGATCCCCAGGTTTCGGGTCGTCATCGGCGTCATCGGCGTCATCGGcagcatcatcagcagcatcatcagcagcatcatcagcagcatcatcagcagcatcatcatcatcatcaggaaATTTTCCAGGCAACGTTGCTGCCAGTTCATCGAGTGCAAGCGCAGTTAACGTTGGAGGTATTACGCCAGGGACCAATTTCGCACCTGGAGAAAACGGCCATATCGGCGGCCACTAA
- the LOC124194239 gene encoding uncharacterized protein LOC124194239 yields MKKRSSVIFNILLLHAAETYREISRRRLVLAVGRRPTDQFKGRYSLLNETVVFEIPVEVLPTYTNNGVLSSFPPWFVGTDAISVSEASASGVSTTDSGGIPTSNSGAIPASNSGAIPTSNSGRISADSASDEPASISSAKASTSVVDSPSSAISVALSV; encoded by the exons atgaaaaagcgTAGCAGCGTCATCTTCAACATCCTATTGCT CCACGCTGCTGAGACTTACCGAGAAATTTCTCGTCGACGACTTGTACTCGCTGTAGGACGTAGACCTACTGATCAGTTTAAGGGGAGATATTCTCTTTTAAACGAAACG GTAGTCTTCGAGATCCCCGTAGAGGTACTACCGACCTACACCAACAATGGTGTTTTAAGTTCATTCCCCCCTTGGTTCG TTGGGACGGATGCCATATCCGTTAGCGAAGCCAGCGCCAGTGGTGTATCCACTACCGATTCCGGAGGCATACCCACTTCCAATTCCGGAGCCATACCCGCTTCCAATTCCGGAGCCATACCCACTTCCAATTCCGGAAGAATATCCGCCGATTCCGCTTCCGATGAGCCCGCTTCCATATCCAGTGCCAAAGCCTCCACTTCCGTAGTTGACAGTCCCTCCTCCGCTATTTCCGTTGCCTTGTCCGTTTGA
- the LOC124194238 gene encoding uncharacterized protein LOC124194238, whose translation MKSLSLIIVFTILSTALAVFPPIPEYSEEIAHTEDNGEASSTTESAVKVSGEEPKESDDFITKSEPVDVSETRQSRSPLISVYLKKTKPNLILSTSNSTANKSEEILIAPISEEKPEIPRASGIRDEISRPNYAYIMRPQYYGSMLPEMEQNLAKEEEDNRFFNLAALMSPPKKPYVPGSMRPYSRPQQNYANYMRPRPYGYPSGYGMQAGYVPQRFTGYVPQRFTGYGPQRFTGYAPQTGYGVIQPDDGYRLGNGPDMSEENPDEEEDNKFFNLSELLSPPRKPYVPGTIRPYSSPRPNYANFLGPNFGRPSYGQMPDPYSSGYSGNFNGYTDIYNQK comes from the exons ATGAAGAGCCTCTCCTTG ATAATCGTTTTTACGATTTTGAGTACTGCCTTGGCAGTTTTCCCTCCTATCCCAGAGTATTCGGAAGAAATAGCGCATACCGAAGACAACGGCGAAGCATCTTCGACTACTGAATCCGCAGTTAAGGTTTCCGGCGAAGAACCCAAAGAGAGTGACGATTTTATTACGAAAAg TGAACCTGTCGATGTAAGCGAAACCCGACAATCGCGCTCGCCATTAATTTCCGtttacttgaaaaaaacaaagccgAATCTAATTCTCTCAACAAGTAACTCAACTGCAAATAAATCGGAAGAGATATTAATTGCTCCGATCTCGGAAGAGAAACCAGAAATACCTAGAGCTTCGGGAATTCGGGATGAAATATCTCGACCCAATTACGCTTACATAATGAGACCCCAATACTATGGCTCCATGCTTCCGGAAATGGAACAAAACTTGgcaaaagaggaagaagacaaTAGATTCTTTAATCTTGCGGCGCTGATGAGTCCTCCTAAAAAGCCTTACGTTCCTGGAAGTATGAGACCATACTCAAGACCTCAGCAGAATTACGCCAACTACATGAGACCACGACCCTACGGATATCCATCGGGATATGGAATGCAAGCAGGTTATGTACCTCAAAGATTTACAGGGTACGTACCTCAAAGATTTACAGGGTACGGTCCTCAAAGATTTACAGGGTACGCTCCTCAAACTGGATACGGAGTTATCCAGCCGGATGACGGATACCGTCTTGGCAACGGGCCAGATATGTCGGAAGAGAATccagacgaagaagaagataacaaATTCTTTAACTTGAGTGAATTGTTAAGCCCTCCTCGAAAACCGTATGTGCCTGGAACCATAAGACCATATTCAAGTCCTCGACCGAATTATGCGAATTTCTTGGGACCCAATTTTGGACGTCCCAGCTACGGTCAAATGCCCGACCCATACTCTTCCGGCTACAGTGGCAATTTTAACGGCTATACTGATATCtacaatcaaaaataa
- the LOC124194240 gene encoding heterogeneous nuclear ribonucleoprotein A2 homolog 1-like, with protein MKLSTVILSFALLGTVLAAIPFRHRRGLPGVSLKDPNPTTFTNFKQQYFYPRPSWGGYIGNYGNHGVSSYGVGTYGGYGANHGINQFGANNYGAGTYGAGSYSTGSSSGIMGGAYGK; from the exons ATGAAGCTATCTAcg GTTATTCTCTCTTTTGCTCTTCTTGGAACAGTCTTGGCAGCCATTCCATTTCGCCATCGTCGAGGCTTACCAGGAGTATCATTGAAAGATCCAAACCCAACTACTTTTAccaatttcaaacaacaatACTTCTACCCACGTCCTAGCTGGGGAG GTTATATTGGAAACTACGGAAATCACGGCGTTAGCAGCTACGGCGTTGGGACGTATGGCGGATACGGAGCAAACCACGGAATTAACCAATTCGGAGCAAACAACTACGGGGCAGGAACATACGGCGCAGGAAGTTACAGTACAGGTTCCAGTTCTGGTATTATGGGAGGTGCTTATGGTAAATAA
- the LOC124194237 gene encoding DNA repair protein RAD52 homolog isoform X1: MQRPVKFGRIEYDVEEHKVLQSTLRKDLAPEMVSQRHGPGGQKLAYIEGWRLIALANEVFGFNGWSHQVVQQTIDCVDQVDDKFYVGVSSTVRVELKDGSFHEDIGYGVCEGMKSKALSLEKARKEAATDGLKRALKGFGNVLGNCLNNKNYLRWANKYPVTTPAPPQKNDTVLEVPPAVHRSRYNAMEEKKRGIEALKTPSASTSVPIIEKNVDATHESTHPMPAPQEPAPQCPGFPTGQKLISTKETALTSIKPPNISGAQNGETINNSALKDDLLNESDPVKLERKRKQQQKKEEFLQQLKRQKQEDDARISTVGIKSEQTSPVPEDDSEKWMREVDPESFALISGIDWSDEENPAPNQAIINKPNVNTVTKPAPHKPAQAIPKSYNFRK, from the exons atgcaacgACCGGTTAAGTTTGGAAGA ATTGAATATGACGTTGAAGAACACAAAGTTTTGCAGTCTACGCTTCGCAA AGACCTTGCTCCTGAAATGGTGAGCCAAAGGCATGGTCCAGGTGGTCAGAAACTTGCCTATATTGAAGGTTGGAGATTGATTGCCCTTGCCAATGAAGTATTTGGATTTAATGGTTGGAGTCATCAAGTTGTTCAACAAACAAttg ACTGTGTTGATCAGGTTGACGACAAGTTTTATGTTGGGGTGTCTTCGACAGTAAGAGTTGAACTCAAAGATGGTTCCTTTCATGAAGATATTGGTTATGGTGTTTGTGAAGGAATGAAATCTAAGGCTCTAAGTTTGGAAAAGGCTAGAAAG GAAGCAGCAACAGATGGGTTAAAACGTGCATTGAAAGgatttggaaatgttttgggCAATTGTCTTAATAACAAAAACTACCTACGTTGGGCCAACAAATACCCGGTTACCACACCAGCTCCACCTCAGAAAAATGACACTGTTTTAGAAGTTCCCCCGGCTGTGCATCGAAGCCGTTATAACGCTATG gaggaaaaaaagcgTGGCATAGAGGCTTTAAAAACACCTTCAGCATCAACTAGCGTTcctataattgaaaaaaatgttgatgcgACTCATGAATCAACACACCCAATGCCTGCCCCTCAAGAACCTGCTCCTCAATGCCCTGGTTTTCCCACTGGGCAAAAGTTGATTTCCACTAAGGAGACTGCGTTAACATCAATTAAACCGCCTAATATTTCTGGAGCTCAAAACGGCGAAACCATCAATAATTCCGCGCTTAAAGATGATTTATTAAATGAAAGTGATCCAGTTAAAttggaaagaaaacggaagCAACAgcagaaaaaggaggaatttTTGCAGCAGTTGAAGCGTCAAAAGCAGGAAGATGATGCCAGAATTTCTACAGTTGGCATAAAATCTGAGCAAACTTCTCCAGTGCCTGAAG ACGACAGCGAGAAATGGATGCGGGAAGTAGATCCAGAATCTTTCGCGCTGATTAGTGGAATTGATTGGAGTGATGAAGAAAATCCTGCACCAAACCAGGCAATCATCAACAAACCGAACGTCAACACAGTCACAAAACCAGCTCCACACAAACCAGCTCAGGCTATTCCCAAGTCATATAATTTCAGAAAGTAA
- the LOC124194237 gene encoding DNA repair protein RAD52 homolog isoform X2 → MQRPVKFGRIEYDVEEHKVLQSTLRKDLAPEMVSQRHGPGGQKLAYIEGWRLIALANEVFGFNGWSHQVVQQTIDCVDQVDDKFYVGVSSTVRVELKDGSFHEDIGYGVCEGMKSKALSLEKARKEAATDGLKRALKGFGNVLGNCLNNKNYLRWANKYPVTTPAPPQKNDTVLEVPPAVHRSRYNAMEEKKRGIEALKTPSASTSVPIIEKNVDATHESTHPMPAPQEPAPQCPGFPTGQKLISTKETALTSIKPPNISGAQNGETINNSALKDDLLNESDPVKLERKRKQQQKKEEFLQQLKRQKQEDDARISTVGIKSEQTSPVPEDELNCNHEKTTRIKR, encoded by the exons atgcaacgACCGGTTAAGTTTGGAAGA ATTGAATATGACGTTGAAGAACACAAAGTTTTGCAGTCTACGCTTCGCAA AGACCTTGCTCCTGAAATGGTGAGCCAAAGGCATGGTCCAGGTGGTCAGAAACTTGCCTATATTGAAGGTTGGAGATTGATTGCCCTTGCCAATGAAGTATTTGGATTTAATGGTTGGAGTCATCAAGTTGTTCAACAAACAAttg ACTGTGTTGATCAGGTTGACGACAAGTTTTATGTTGGGGTGTCTTCGACAGTAAGAGTTGAACTCAAAGATGGTTCCTTTCATGAAGATATTGGTTATGGTGTTTGTGAAGGAATGAAATCTAAGGCTCTAAGTTTGGAAAAGGCTAGAAAG GAAGCAGCAACAGATGGGTTAAAACGTGCATTGAAAGgatttggaaatgttttgggCAATTGTCTTAATAACAAAAACTACCTACGTTGGGCCAACAAATACCCGGTTACCACACCAGCTCCACCTCAGAAAAATGACACTGTTTTAGAAGTTCCCCCGGCTGTGCATCGAAGCCGTTATAACGCTATG gaggaaaaaaagcgTGGCATAGAGGCTTTAAAAACACCTTCAGCATCAACTAGCGTTcctataattgaaaaaaatgttgatgcgACTCATGAATCAACACACCCAATGCCTGCCCCTCAAGAACCTGCTCCTCAATGCCCTGGTTTTCCCACTGGGCAAAAGTTGATTTCCACTAAGGAGACTGCGTTAACATCAATTAAACCGCCTAATATTTCTGGAGCTCAAAACGGCGAAACCATCAATAATTCCGCGCTTAAAGATGATTTATTAAATGAAAGTGATCCAGTTAAAttggaaagaaaacggaagCAACAgcagaaaaaggaggaatttTTGCAGCAGTTGAAGCGTCAAAAGCAGGAAGATGATGCCAGAATTTCTACAGTTGGCATAAAATCTGAGCAAACTTCTCCAGTGCCTGAAG ATGAACTGAACTGCAATCATGAAAAAACTACAAGAATTAAACGTTAA
- the LOC124194249 gene encoding uncharacterized protein LOC124194249, producing MCRAIRLLTLLACFLVASLNPIEPADDQIFFLNLDSSEQSALMEMIVDAAGRVAVQRSTAESSMMTEIDMKIPEIVIQRMRNPDFDRQMLVRWIGRRWNLPDGAIADIVATGRGCSPRICLSISSRSTMEDNCCPLG from the exons ATGTGTCGTGCGATTCGGTTGTTAACTCTCTTGGCCTGTTTCCTTGTGGCCAGTTTGAATCCGATTGAGCCAGCAGATGATCAGATCTTCTTTCTCAACCTCGATTCCAGCG AACAATCGGCTTTGATGGAAATGATCGTCGACGCAGCCGGTCGAGTTGCGGTACAGAGGAGTACAGCAGAATCCTCGATGATGACCGAAATCGATATGAAGATCCCCGAGATCGTCATTCAACGCATGCGGAACCCCGATTTTGATAGACAGATGCTGGTCAGATGGATCGGCCGTCGATGGAACCTACCGGACGGCGCAATCGCCGACATTGTGGCGACTGGAAGAGGATGCTCCCCCCGTATTTGCCTATCGATTTCAAGTCGTTCAACAATGGAAGACAATTGCTGCCCATTAGGCTAA